The proteins below are encoded in one region of Pseudophryne corroboree isolate aPseCor3 chromosome 8, aPseCor3.hap2, whole genome shotgun sequence:
- the LOC134948370 gene encoding U8 snoRNA-decapping enzyme-like has translation MAQAGQSNRPQSEDRPRPRNVSRDEALYLEGYRHACHVMLYAPTTAKLFERVPIRYVVLMMMRFDGRFGFPGGFVDTKDSSLEEGLNRELREELGSTFNTLEVTEKDYRSSQAREFPQKGVTHFYTKELTLEDINAIEKEAASAKDHGLEVMGVVRVPLYTLRDGIGGLPAFLSNNFIGNSKSQLLYGLRTLRLLREDQIQDAMWASQGNQY, from the exons ATGGCTCAGGCGGGGCAATCGAATCGTCCGCAGTCAGAGGATCGGCCGCGTCCCCGCAATGTGTCCCGGGATGAGGCCCTGTATCTGGAGGGCTACAGGCACGCCTGCCATGTCATGCTGTACGCGCCCACTACCGCCAAGCTGTTCGAGCGGGTCCCTATTAGATATGTTGTGCTG ATGATGATGCGGTTTGATGGGCGTTTTGGTTTCCCTGGAGGGTTTGTGGATACTAAAGACAGTTCCTTGGAAGAAGGCCTGAACCGGGAATTACGGGAAGAGCTGGGCTCTACTTTTAACACCTTGGAAGTGACAGAGAAGGATTATAGAAGTTCCCAGGCCCGAGAGTTCCCACAGAAGGGCGTCACACACTTCTACACAAAGGAATTAACATTGGAGGATATAAACGCAATTGAAAAAGAGGCTGCATCTGCAAAAGACCATGGGTTGGAG GTGATGGGTGTAGTCCGCGTGCCGCTGTACACATTACGCGATGGAATCGGAGGTCTTCCAGCCTTTCTGTCCAATAACTTCATTGGGAACTCAAAAAGCCAGCTCCTTTACGGGTTGCGCACCCTGCGCCTCCTACGGGAGGACCAGATTCAAGACGCTATGTGGGCCAGCCAGGGTAATCAGTACTGA